A stretch of Clostridium formicaceticum DNA encodes these proteins:
- the pseC gene encoding UDP-4-amino-4,6-dideoxy-N-acetyl-beta-L-altrosamine transaminase, which yields MKKKFIPYGKQWIDEEDIQAVVDVLRSDYLTTGHKVEEFEEKFAEYVGAKYAVTISNGTAALHAACYAAGIGDGDEVITAPITFAASANCVLYCGGKPVFADIDPKTYNIDSEEIRKHITSKTKAIIPVHFTGQPCDMKEIHKIAEEYNLTVIEDAAHALGAQYQGKNIGSISDMTTFSFHPVKHITTGEGGMITTSQKELYEKLLLFRSHGITRNKELLHNKEEGPWYYEQLDLGYNYRMTDIQCALGISQLRKLDKFVARRREIAARYNEAFKNLEGVTVPYQKEDTNSSWHLYVIKLELEKLKVGRKEIFNLLKEKNIGVNVHYIPVYYLPYYKSLGYQKGICYNAENLYESMITIPLFPRMRSEDVENVITTICDVVNNNLI from the coding sequence ATGAAAAAAAAATTCATACCCTACGGGAAACAATGGATTGATGAAGAAGATATACAAGCAGTGGTAGACGTATTGCGATCAGATTATTTAACAACTGGTCATAAGGTAGAAGAGTTTGAAGAAAAATTTGCAGAATATGTAGGTGCTAAATACGCAGTAACTATTTCTAACGGAACAGCTGCACTACATGCAGCTTGCTATGCAGCTGGCATAGGCGATGGGGATGAGGTTATTACGGCACCTATTACCTTTGCGGCTTCTGCCAATTGTGTGCTATATTGTGGTGGGAAGCCTGTCTTTGCAGATATTGATCCTAAAACCTACAATATAGATTCAGAAGAAATAAGAAAACATATTACATCTAAAACCAAGGCAATTATACCAGTACATTTTACGGGACAACCCTGTGATATGAAGGAAATACATAAAATAGCCGAAGAATATAATCTAACTGTGATAGAAGATGCTGCCCATGCATTAGGGGCTCAGTATCAGGGTAAAAACATAGGCAGCATATCAGATATGACCACCTTTAGTTTCCATCCTGTAAAACATATAACTACAGGTGAAGGAGGAATGATTACTACTAGCCAGAAGGAATTATACGAAAAGTTGCTATTATTCAGAAGTCACGGAATTACAAGAAATAAAGAGTTGCTTCATAATAAAGAAGAAGGACCTTGGTATTATGAACAATTAGATTTAGGATATAACTACCGCATGACAGATATTCAATGTGCATTAGGGATAAGTCAATTAAGAAAATTAGATAAATTTGTTGCTAGAAGAAGAGAAATTGCTGCTAGATATAATGAAGCCTTTAAAAACCTAGAAGGCGTAACAGTTCCTTATCAGAAGGAAGATACAAATTCCAGTTGGCATTTGTATGTCATAAAGTTGGAGTTAGAAAAGCTTAAAGTAGGAAGAAAAGAAATCTTTAATCTTTTAAAAGAAAAAAACATAGGTGTAAATGTTCACTATATACCTGTCTATTATTTGCCATATTATAAGAGCTTAGGTTATCAAAAGGGAATTTGCTACAATGCAGAGAATCTATATGAAAGTATGATCACTATACCATTATTCCCTAGGATGAGGAGCGAGGATGTAGAGAATGTAATAACAACTATTTGTGATGTTGTGAATAACAATCTTATTTAA
- a CDS encoding radical SAM protein, with protein MSEKKKIILFGASDSGKDAYQRLKDKYDIVVFFDNNGAKQGEKFCDVPVVAPIPPQHFDAEFIVITSHQWKDIYEQLNRSLNIGDEKIRIGHALLEKSKLIRDITILQVDEADNGKINTDKFEIYWLLGYQCNYTCSYCFYKMKEKNVFKVSDDQLRNATNNIASLHNKKIKVDLVGGEPTIFPYYQQLIWDLEKLPNVEMIQTETNLSRSLKYFEELFSQTVNIEKLTFSASYHFEFAKQDEFIEKILLFNRYNVRIGITFMAHPDKLQEVKRFIDTCSIYETKSVAFQLAVVLDMGMPDPRYKKSDLEWINSVNDIFRKNSNKSDSGVCIKYQKDGGNIHEIKISPRRAIADGFNDFRNMQCMAGMDSIRINEKGDVFPAMCFWESSKDDFCRGKNIFNKDEQLYFDSPVICPFSCCLVPSDVRIKKR; from the coding sequence ATGAGCGAAAAGAAGAAAATTATTTTATTTGGTGCCAGTGATTCAGGAAAAGACGCATATCAGAGATTGAAAGATAAATATGATATAGTTGTCTTTTTTGATAATAATGGGGCAAAGCAAGGTGAAAAGTTTTGTGACGTTCCAGTAGTGGCCCCCATACCTCCACAACATTTCGATGCTGAATTTATTGTAATTACTAGTCACCAATGGAAAGATATCTATGAACAACTTAATAGAAGCTTAAATATTGGGGATGAAAAAATACGAATAGGACATGCTCTATTAGAGAAATCAAAATTAATTAGAGATATTACAATACTTCAAGTAGATGAAGCGGATAATGGAAAAATAAATACAGATAAATTTGAAATCTATTGGTTGTTAGGCTATCAATGCAATTATACATGTTCTTATTGTTTTTATAAAATGAAGGAAAAAAACGTGTTCAAAGTGTCAGATGATCAACTTAGAAATGCGACAAATAACATAGCTTCATTGCACAATAAAAAAATAAAGGTAGATTTAGTAGGTGGAGAACCTACTATATTTCCATACTATCAGCAACTTATATGGGATCTAGAAAAATTACCGAACGTAGAAATGATTCAAACCGAAACTAATCTAAGCAGAAGTTTAAAATATTTTGAAGAGCTTTTTAGTCAAACAGTGAATATAGAGAAGTTAACTTTCAGTGCTTCATATCACTTTGAATTTGCAAAGCAAGATGAATTTATAGAAAAGATATTATTGTTCAATAGATATAATGTGCGTATAGGTATAACCTTTATGGCACATCCTGATAAACTTCAGGAAGTTAAGCGATTTATTGATACTTGTAGCATTTATGAAACAAAATCTGTTGCATTTCAATTGGCTGTGGTATTGGATATGGGTATGCCTGATCCACGGTATAAAAAAAGTGATTTAGAATGGATAAACTCTGTGAATGATATATTTAGAAAAAATTCTAATAAGTCAGATAGTGGTGTTTGTATCAAGTATCAAAAGGATGGAGGAAATATACATGAGATAAAAATAAGTCCAAGACGAGCCATTGCTGATGGTTTTAATGATTTTAGAAATATGCAATGTATGGCGGGTATGGATTCTATAAGAATTAATGAGAAAGGTGATGTTTTTCCAGCCATGTGTTTTTGGGAAAGCAGCAAGGATGATTTCTGCAGAGGAAAAAATATATTTAATAAAGATGAACAGCTTTATTTTGATTCGCCAGTTATTTGTCCTTTTTCTTGTTGTTTGGTGCCATCAGATGTGCGAATAAAAAAACGTTAG
- a CDS encoding YjfB family protein, with protein MDIAALSMGLSQMKVTQQASISVMKMAMDAGQTQMNDMVQMVQENTKMMEQSVNPHLGKNLDISL; from the coding sequence ATGGATATAGCAGCCTTATCAATGGGACTAAGTCAAATGAAAGTAACTCAGCAAGCCAGCATTTCCGTCATGAAAATGGCAATGGATGCAGGGCAAACCCAGATGAATGATATGGTACAAATGGTACAGGAAAACACCAAGATGATGGAGCAATCTGTAAATCCTCATCTAGGGAAAAATCTAGATATTAGTCTGTAA
- a CDS encoding motility protein A: MKINFEGKNKKLLVIVPMILIIGQSFVSSISLKLLLNTTAVQIIFAGIFISVFISFSMTTLADTLKITKESFIEEINYAEDIYKIHSLAVKVKKDGLLSIQSDIAVEEDVFIRDGMILLNDYKKPEVIRDILEKDIESREINLLKAYHVFKMISHVAPSLGLIGTLVGLIGLLANMHQPYEIMNNMAAALVSTLYGSLIANFIAVPIMVRIKEYIDKIVLRYAMIMEGMLLIAQNDSARNVFDKMNVMLKEEHRLEYPGKRVNERNYQLHEFKIQE; encoded by the coding sequence ATGAAAATTAATTTCGAGGGCAAGAATAAAAAGCTTTTGGTGATTGTACCTATGATTTTGATTATTGGACAATCCTTTGTAAGTAGCATTTCTTTAAAACTTCTATTAAACACAACCGCAGTACAAATTATTTTTGCGGGGATTTTTATATCTGTGTTCATTAGTTTTTCTATGACGACGTTAGCAGATACATTGAAAATCACGAAAGAAAGCTTTATAGAAGAAATCAATTATGCTGAGGATATCTATAAAATCCACAGTCTTGCTGTGAAGGTAAAAAAGGATGGTTTGTTATCTATACAATCTGACATCGCTGTAGAAGAGGATGTTTTTATAAGAGATGGCATGATTTTGTTAAATGATTATAAAAAGCCAGAGGTCATTCGGGATATTTTAGAAAAGGATATTGAATCAAGGGAGATAAACTTGCTTAAAGCCTATCATGTTTTCAAAATGATTTCCCATGTTGCACCTTCTTTGGGTCTTATAGGAACACTGGTGGGATTGATAGGGTTATTGGCCAACATGCATCAGCCCTATGAGATCATGAATAATATGGCAGCGGCTTTAGTAAGTACACTGTACGGTAGTTTGATCGCTAACTTTATCGCTGTTCCCATTATGGTAAGAATTAAGGAATATATTGATAAAATTGTTTTAAGGTATGCTATGATTATGGAGGGCATGCTGCTGATTGCTCAAAATGATTCAGCAAGAAACGTGTTTGATAAGATGAACGTTATGCTAAAGGAAGAGCATCGTCTAGAATATCCTGGTAAGAGGGTAAATGAAAGGAACTATCAGCTCCATGAGTTCAAAATACAAGAATAA
- a CDS encoding OmpA/MotB family protein, translated as MSSKYKNKKPEIEFSNNWIITYSDMITIVLCFFIIFFIFTAEETSLLHDIKAALSSEVEDLSSQVDELSKENEVLKNQNLSLAALLFGLEDIEVDIQQSQEEFIAYLREQDLLDQVNIIQNDTGLLIRFKDGILFPSGRADLSEEGHIVLNHIGERLQKIDNKIIVAGYTDNLPINTSVYPSNWELSVARAINVAKVLIEEKSVAEERISVSGFGENHPIASNATAEGRASNRRIEITILH; from the coding sequence ATGAGTTCAAAATACAAGAATAAAAAACCAGAAATAGAGTTTTCAAACAACTGGATTATTACCTATAGTGATATGATCACCATTGTTTTATGCTTTTTTATTATATTTTTTATCTTTACGGCGGAGGAAACCAGTTTGTTACATGATATAAAAGCTGCCCTTTCTTCAGAGGTAGAGGATTTAAGTAGTCAAGTGGATGAGCTTAGTAAAGAAAATGAAGTATTAAAAAATCAAAACCTTTCTTTGGCTGCTTTGCTCTTTGGCTTAGAGGATATAGAAGTAGATATTCAACAATCCCAGGAAGAGTTTATTGCCTATTTAAGAGAACAAGACCTTTTGGATCAAGTCAATATTATACAAAACGATACGGGACTTCTGATTCGATTTAAAGATGGTATTCTGTTTCCAAGCGGACGAGCAGATCTATCGGAGGAGGGACATATCGTATTAAATCATATTGGAGAGAGATTACAAAAAATCGACAATAAAATTATTGTAGCAGGTTATACAGACAATCTTCCTATAAATACGTCTGTATACCCATCAAATTGGGAGCTGTCAGTGGCTAGAGCCATTAATGTAGCCAAAGTTTTAATCGAAGAAAAGTCAGTGGCGGAGGAACGAATTTCTGTGAGTGGCTTTGGAGAAAATCATCCTATTGCCTCCAATGCTACAGCAGAAGGACGAGCCAGCAATCGAAGAATTGAAATTACGATTCTTCATTAA
- a CDS encoding AEC family transporter yields the protein MVIFTAIQSILSIIILILIGYILTKIGWFDESTSKLFSRMVTTISLPALMIYNFTTSFTKGMLLDSAIGLLIPFLSIFICFLISVVFSHFFVQPNRRGTFETMFTVSNTVFIGIPVNIALFGEISVPYALLYFVANTLFFWTIGIMKISHDGGEGKKKIFSKETAKSILSPPCMGFFVGVLLVLLEIRLPSFIVDTSRYLGNLTTPLSLLFIGMTFHSIDIRKLSFSIDQLLLFLGRFLIAPLVVYLLAIFFPIPPLMFKVFIIQSAMPVMAQVAIVSKAYGGDYEYATLMVTFTTLASALIIPLYMVLLSRI from the coding sequence ATGGTTATTTTTACTGCAATACAAAGTATTCTTAGTATTATTATTTTGATTCTAATCGGTTATATTTTAACCAAAATAGGATGGTTTGATGAAAGCACATCTAAGCTTTTTTCTAGAATGGTTACAACCATCTCTCTCCCAGCACTAATGATTTATAACTTTACCACTTCTTTTACTAAAGGGATGCTTCTAGATTCAGCAATTGGATTGCTGATTCCTTTTTTATCAATATTTATATGCTTCTTAATCAGTGTTGTTTTTTCTCATTTCTTTGTTCAACCCAATAGGCGTGGAACCTTTGAGACAATGTTTACCGTATCCAATACAGTGTTTATAGGTATTCCTGTAAATATTGCCTTGTTTGGAGAAATCAGTGTTCCTTATGCTTTATTATATTTTGTAGCAAATACACTTTTTTTCTGGACCATCGGTATCATGAAAATTAGCCATGATGGTGGAGAGGGAAAGAAGAAAATATTTTCTAAGGAGACTGCAAAGTCTATCTTATCACCCCCCTGTATGGGCTTTTTTGTTGGGGTGCTTCTTGTGCTTTTGGAAATCAGATTGCCTAGCTTCATCGTGGATACCAGCAGATATTTAGGGAATTTAACAACCCCTCTATCTCTGCTTTTCATTGGCATGACTTTTCATTCTATTGATATCAGGAAGCTTTCCTTTAGCATAGACCAATTACTTTTGTTTTTGGGTAGATTTTTGATCGCTCCTCTTGTGGTCTATCTTTTAGCGATTTTCTTTCCAATTCCTCCGCTAATGTTCAAGGTGTTTATTATTCAATCTGCTATGCCTGTGATGGCACAGGTAGCGATTGTTTCTAAAGCCTATGGGGGAGATTATGAATATGCTACCCTTATGGTTACTTTTACAACCCTAGCCAGTGCCTTAATCATTCCTTTATATATGGTGTTATTGAGTAGAATTTAG